The genomic DNA tgctcttttctgccgcgcggcgaatatctcgtagtgcgcgcctggccttagtgGTATTCATTTTACGGTTTAAAACCATCAAAACCACAAATCAAGTCTGTTACAATCGATGCTGGTAGGACCAGTATCGGGGAGCTGTGTTTGTTGTTGCGATCTGATGGGCTGTTGGTATAACGATGGGGTTATACCCGTTTTACATTAAGATCACACCTATtcccctttggggtaggcagagacggaATTCAACTTAACactatcctgacacaccacttttgcgTCTTCCGCCCTCAAGCgattaaaatactaaataattcaTATATACTTAATTTCGATGACAACGCATCGAATTTTAGAAGTTATTTCTCAAaagatttatataaatattttcttctaaTCTAACGTTTTTGTTATCCAGATGGCAGCGCAGGCGGCATGGGCGCtgggggcggcggcgcgggcgcacagcAGTACGGCGAGGTGAACCAGCTTGGTGGTGTGTTCGTCAACGGCCGCCCGCTGCCCAATGCCGTGCGCTTGCGCATCGTCGAGCTCGCGCAACTAGGGATCAGGTACGCTATATGTTTCTTCTTGTAACATTTCGAATGCCATCCTAGAAAAATCTAGTCGCGAACGTGAAAAAATCCACCAtcgatgttttaaagaaaggccaacACTGACCGACTTTGGACTTTGGACTGGAAGAAGCCAACAGTGGTATGGCAGGATCGTAACACctaaatggaattccgtggtttctgcctaccccattgaaaatcataggcgtgattttatgtatgtcatGTTCATTTTCTTCATTACGGACATGGAGGCTATGTATAaacaacaaatgttaaatagcaatattgcttttatagatcaattgcttcaatgtggtcctTTTAATCCCCCAATAGACAGCAATGCTCGAAATTGGTTGTGCcttattcaataaatatttttggtatattttttttattttcatcgttGTCGGTCGAGTTTGTAGTTGGTTTCAACCTGCAACATACACTTGCGTCTTGTTacttggtcttcttctatcgtgtgggttgtgaggtggagtaccaacctcatcaaccctggtttcagggttactatagagccgccaaaggcccctgacatggctcatgtaacgactacttacttacatcagtaagtagtaaccgtacccacggtttaacgtgccttccgaagcacggatcatcttactttttggatgaatcaggtgaacagcctgtaatgtcctaaccaaactagggatcacaaagtgatttgtgtccccaccgggattcgcacccggaacctccgggtcgtgagcccaacgctcaaccactggaccacggaggccgtttgttACTTGGTATACGAGCGCTATTCATTCGTGTGCTTCTCACCAGGCCATGCGACATCAGCCGTCAACTACGAGTGTCGCACGGCTGCGTGTCCAAGATCCTGGCGCGCTACCACGAGACCGGCTCCATCCTGCCCGGAGCCATCGGCGGCTCCAAGCCCCGGGTCACTACACCCAAGGTATGCCATACACACATATATGAGTCcagtggtcgacgatttccctcattcagcgcttatcgctatcgactcactagggtcgattaattctttcaaatatttttcctctcagacgacgccctctgtgagccgacgttcgcgcccaactggacactctcaggcctgttatcttaaacgttgtaccgggtgagagccttcagcgctccccatttgtccagccaagtagttaatgccatctgcggcaaatctacaataagtcacgtcaaaaaaaaatcaaatattatgtgggtgtacctatttttatgaatgtattgattttaaaaaattattttaattatttatattggaatttgtgacttattaatttgattgtaattttaaatattgtaattttgatcTTGACGTGTAACATGAATTAACcaataaattatatgaataTGAAGCCAGCTCCATCCTGCTTGGAGCCATCAATCTATCCAAGTCCCGGGTTACCACAGCCACACTTACATCTTAGATCAACAAGGTACATCGCTGATGTTCAAATTGCATCCGAAAACAGTTAATTAATCGAACGTAATCATGCAAACACAAAATTATCGCTGATTGACATAAGCAAATCCCCTTTTCATTGACATAAGTGCATTTCGGCCAGGCCCTCAGTTTAGGATGTCCATGTCGACGTTCTATACCTATGCGTAATGAAGTCAATTTTGCGATCTTGTGTTCAATCTTGCGTGCAGTTTAGACGACTCATGCTTGACTctatctattttcttttctttcgatTTCGCGCCTTTTTGAATCTTAGGCACCCTCAAGATATACCCATATTACCCATCCAGCTGGACACCCAAATATTTatcatcatcgtctccctacGAACTcatatcatatccatctttggaattcgtatcaacagtggctgcaagttgtctttgattacttgtggctctgcccaccccattagggattacgggcgtgagtttatgtatgtgtgtatgtgtctccCTACGAACTTCGTTTTCCAAAGGGCCGCTTATCTAACGTGAAGATTGACGGGTCCGGTTCTTTATAGAAGCGACCACCAATCTGACCATCcaacgcgaagggaaaaaccaGTTCAATTACAGCAGTGTTTAACTATCATTTAGTTAAGCACCATCTAAACCTGCGCATATATCTTGAATTGtattggtctaatagaaagttcTGTGAAGCGGGCACTTTTTTAATCTTGCgatgactatcccaattggggtaatatTCGTAAGTTTATACGTTAAACCCGCACCTCAATCCCCAGGTGGTCTCATACATCAAGCAACTGAAGGCGAAGGACCCGGGCATCTTCGCGTGGGAGATCCGCGACCGGCTGCTGGCGGACGGCGTGTGCGACAAGTACAACGTGCCATCAGTGTCGTCGATCAGTCGAATCCTGCGCAATAAGCTGGGCGGCGCCGCGCTGTATCCCGTCCCACCGCTGTATCCCGTCCCCCCGCAGCGCTGCTGGCCGCTGCATCAGCCCTACGACTACTATGTGTATTTGCAGGTGAGGGATTCATAGCAGCTTTGGGTAAGGGTGTTTGGACATATCGGGAAGGGTcttattgtataatattttgaacttGCAAGAAAATTACGATAATTTCTTAGATTTAACCATGATCATTTTATCTTGCTACCTcagataaagaaaaataattttgaactttaCTTGTACACGTATAGGTagataacattttcttttagaaCAGAATACTCTATCGGGGATATGCTTAGTTCATATGTACAAATACTATGCTTTGTGCGCAGGGTCGACAGCACACGACACCGACGGCGCATGGGCTGCCCCCGCACCAGCAGGCGCCGCaccacgcgcacgcgcacgcgctcTGACAGTCCGCGCCGCCCGTCGCGCAGCTACCGTCCGTGCCGCCCGCCCTGCCGCCGCGGTGACAGACGTCGGGCAGGCGGCAGCGGCGCCAAGGGCGGTAGCTGCAGACAGCGGGTGGACAACGAATGCGGCTTTCGTCCGTTGACCGGTTAACGACCAACACATCTCAATATGCAAAGTGTTCTTCAGTGATCTGAATAAGACTTGTATTATCATTAGATCtgaaaattaaaactaataaattataaatgttttgGTAAGAGAAAAGTGTACTTATACGATTTTTCATTATGAAATATAGCAAGTCTTATTTAGAAAGAAGTGATAAACTGTCAGTGGCGGTGTGAGGACGCAGtgatgttatattttaaatgaaataatgtcgataaaaagTATTACTTAGTGTACATAGTGAGTGACGGCGTGTAAGATACTCGCGAGCCTTCCGCTtagaataaatagataaatgtaTGCGACAGGAGACGAATGGTCTAAGTATTTATAAGTCGGGTGCAATGatgtacatatttataataattataagtcgTGTTTAAGACAATTATGGGTACTTAACTTAGTTTAGTAAACAAGATATTcaccataaaatataataaaacaactgCAGAATACTAAATTGaaatagataagtacttaataagtaatatcaAAAATCTAAATTACTAGATTTATTTTCCATACGTTTACcaatatttgaaaatatattttaaaatgcaaaataaatGGTTTGTTATTATACATGTTTTTCTTTTACTAGAGTTAAAGGATAACACCCCGTCtaggtaagtagatacctaTCTTATCCAGGATGCAGTGAATCGTCGGGAACGAAgaaatgtttgtgtgtgtatgtaggtAAGGTAAAGTATACGTGAGTTCGATTACGTACACGCAAGTTGTGTAGAACTCGACCGACTTTTAAAAATGAGAAAGTAAAACATCAAAATATGTAATGCTCGTGAAAAATGTGCATTATAGGGACTAATTATTATTCAGCGACGAGCCGACGGCGGCGGTGCTCGCTCCGAATCAGGTTTACAACCGAAAACAATAAACGGATATTGCGTCCGCGCTCCACACGTATTACCAATTAAATCCTCGCT from Pectinophora gossypiella chromosome 18, ilPecGoss1.1, whole genome shotgun sequence includes the following:
- the LOC126375319 gene encoding paired box protein Pax-1; the encoded protein is MLGGMDGKEYGALHAAAAAAGYAMDADGSAGGMGAGGGGAGAQQYGEVNQLGGVFVNGRPLPNAVRLRIVELAQLGIRPCDISRQLRVSHGCVSKILARYHETGSILPGAIGGSKPRVTTPKVVSYIKQLKAKDPGIFAWEIRDRLLADGVCDKYNVPSVSSISRILRNKLGGAALYPVPPLYPVPPQRCWPLHQPYDYYVYLQGRQHTTPTAHGLPPHQQAPHHAHAHAL